Proteins from one Amycolatopsis benzoatilytica AK 16/65 genomic window:
- a CDS encoding helix-turn-helix transcriptional regulator, producing MDASAGSGSGAANADSRSGSPVPADAWEQPDMREALAAREVSAVYRLLRKHGVSQRQIAAMTGQSQSEVSEILKGRQVMAYDVLTRIADGLGVPRGYMGLAYDETTAIRVVGASDGRQAEEDESVKRRRFLAHAAQVTMGAAVFGPESGTWSEAPARTPAPGRIGTTDVRQVEAATRALRALDYQYGGGFCRDAVVAQLSWGQQMLESSAAEQVKQRLFVAIADLHSLAGWTSFDTGLMDSARGHFAQALDLAKQGNDHHLVANVLYRMGRVYLHQDAANDALKLFQLGQIAAQESGSELAVAVLCANEAWAYAMMGNEEQSVKLLGRCKDEFARADLTQAESWVKFFNETDVYAMTGTVHTVLAMKNAEHTKYAIPALTRAVETYTDDMARSKAFMLSALATNHLLEGDIDHGVKVGGKAIDCAESIKSARVKDRMRPLLAEAERRRNNADARDLADRLKSFYAA from the coding sequence ATGGACGCCAGTGCTGGCAGTGGTTCCGGGGCCGCTAACGCGGATTCCCGGTCAGGCAGTCCGGTTCCGGCCGATGCCTGGGAACAGCCCGACATGCGGGAGGCGCTCGCCGCCCGCGAGGTCAGCGCCGTGTACCGGCTGTTGCGCAAACACGGGGTATCGCAGCGCCAGATCGCCGCGATGACCGGCCAGTCGCAGTCCGAGGTGTCGGAGATCCTCAAGGGTCGCCAGGTCATGGCCTACGACGTGCTCACGAGAATCGCCGACGGCCTGGGTGTCCCACGGGGATACATGGGTCTCGCCTATGACGAGACCACGGCGATACGGGTCGTCGGCGCGTCCGACGGCCGGCAGGCTGAGGAGGACGAGTCCGTGAAGCGACGGAGGTTCCTCGCGCACGCCGCCCAGGTCACCATGGGTGCGGCGGTGTTCGGGCCGGAATCCGGCACGTGGTCGGAGGCGCCCGCGCGCACCCCGGCCCCCGGGCGCATCGGGACTACTGACGTGCGGCAGGTCGAGGCGGCGACCAGAGCGTTGCGCGCGCTGGACTACCAGTACGGCGGCGGTTTCTGCCGCGACGCGGTGGTCGCGCAGCTGTCCTGGGGACAGCAGATGCTCGAGTCGAGCGCGGCCGAGCAGGTGAAGCAGCGGCTGTTCGTCGCGATCGCCGACCTGCACAGCCTGGCCGGCTGGACCTCGTTCGACACCGGGTTGATGGACTCCGCCCGCGGCCACTTCGCGCAGGCGCTGGACCTGGCCAAACAGGGCAACGACCATCACTTGGTGGCCAACGTGCTGTACCGGATGGGGCGCGTCTACCTGCACCAGGACGCCGCGAACGACGCGCTGAAGCTGTTCCAGCTCGGGCAGATCGCCGCCCAGGAATCGGGCTCCGAGCTGGCGGTGGCGGTGTTGTGCGCCAACGAGGCGTGGGCCTACGCGATGATGGGCAACGAGGAGCAGTCGGTGAAGCTGCTCGGCCGGTGCAAGGACGAATTCGCCCGGGCTGACCTGACCCAGGCGGAATCGTGGGTCAAGTTCTTCAACGAGACCGATGTGTACGCGATGACCGGCACCGTGCACACCGTGCTGGCGATGAAGAACGCCGAGCACACGAAGTACGCGATCCCGGCGTTGACCCGGGCGGTCGAGACGTATACCGACGACATGGCGCGCAGCAAGGCGTTCATGCTGAGCGCGCTCGCCACGAATCACCTGCTCGAGGGCGATATCGACCACGGCGTGAAGGTCGGCGGCAAGGCTATCGACTGCGCGGAGAGCATCAAGTCCGCGCGGGTCAAGGACCGGATGCGGCCGCTGCTGGCGGAGGCGGAACGGCGACGCAACAACGCCGACGCCCGCGACCTCGCCGACCGGCTCAAGAGCTTCTACGCGGCCTGA